In Juglans microcarpa x Juglans regia isolate MS1-56 chromosome 8D, Jm3101_v1.0, whole genome shotgun sequence, the following are encoded in one genomic region:
- the LOC121242970 gene encoding uncharacterized protein LOC121242970 has translation MLVTEKSFIFKGLTSYPFLKTNGREFGIKLASKRDLPENSTTTQQENIFPLRVSNPVLARSVVAVLGLGFIDAGYSGDWSRIGVISKETEDLLKLAAFVVVPLCIFLIFSFSKEPEP, from the exons ATGCTGGTCACAGAAAAGAGCTTTATCTTTAAAGGCCTGACATCTTATCCATTTCTGAAGACTAATGGCAGAGAATTTGGAATCAAATTGGCTAGCAAGAGAGATTTGCCTGAAAATTCAACAACGACTCAGCaagaaaacattttcccatTGAGAGTGTCAAACCCAGTTCTTGCTCGCTCTGTCGTGGCAGTGCTGGGTTTGGGATTCATCGATGCTGG GTACAGTGGAGATTGGTCAAGGATTGGAGTGATATCAAAGGAGACTGAGGATTTGCTAAAGCTTGCTGCTTTTGTTGTTGTTCCTTTGTGTAtctttctcatattttctttctccaaGGAACCAGAGCCTTGA